A stretch of the Hydra vulgaris chromosome 09, alternate assembly HydraT2T_AEP genome encodes the following:
- the LOC136085252 gene encoding tigger transposable element-derived protein 4-like has protein sequence MVQGVIRSPKVKYRSLAVKKQIAALEKENKMLKFFILTAMFMLTKAWKSIPDQTFINCFKKSGISLEAVEKHVNDHNNPFCGLDVDESVIENLRDDLELLKTKFDADFNFTADELENVDYDVCIANKSSDEDIIAEVSDHDAIEIEEEPDDECVGISDNATKPSLNEAMHAVTVLENYSVYSNFGDD, from the coding sequence ATGGTTCAAGGAGTTATCCGATCTCCTAAAGTCAAATATCGCTCACTTGCAGTGAAAAAGCAAATTGCTGCCTTAGAAAAAGAGAACAAGATGCTTAAGTTTTTTATCTTAACTGCTATGTTTATGCTAACAAAAGCATGGAAATCCATTCCAGATCAAACCTTTATAAACTGTTTCAAAAAATCAGGAATATCGTTAGAAGCAGTGGAAAAGCATGTAAATGATCATAACAACCCTTTCTGTGGCTTAGATGTAGACGAGAGTGTAATAGAAAACTTAAGAGATGATCTcgaattgttaaaaacaaaattcgaTGCAGATTTTAACTTCACGGCCGACGAGTTAGAAAACGTAGATTACGATGTTTGCATTGCCAACAAATCATCAGATGAGGACATCATTGCAGAAGTTTCTGACCATGATGCTATTGAAATTGAAGAGGAACCCGATGATGAGTGCGTTGGTATTTCTGACAATGCTACAAAACCAAGTCTAAACGAAGCGATGCATGCTGTCACTGTACTCGAGAATTACAGCGTTTATTCTAACTTTGGAGATGATTAG
- the LOC136085251 gene encoding zinc finger MYM-type protein 1-like, whose protein sequence is MGRSEKTAQSRIKLSGSAFKKLKKQRLESDKKLQKITKWIKKSEDQTEQPAQKSPVFFRCDDEQLLQNNEVNQNVVTTNLLEFKFDDPLTWPKINDSLRCSLVEHGAKQDKREVYPTTSTSSENRHFSSCWFEKNLPNEEKVYRQWLLYSASKSSLFCFPCILFSNTKTSKFADTSKAILVFKNLREGRSLDKCIQNAIQTEKEKWRNILKVVIDSIMFSAKNNLAFRGSSNIIGEPNSGIFLNTIELIARYHHPLAEHIANVKLKQKSVSYLSPQIQNELIELLGRKSEVILYVCVTDGECSIEESFLDFIESYQKTGVGLASEILFSLNKDELNIEDCRGQGYDNRANMSGKYSGVQAQITAQNDLARYVPCAAHTLNLVRVHSAEVSPFMITFFGKVQKIFNFFSSSTNRWDKLMKTLEVTLKSQSETRWSAKKEAIHSLNNQITNVCNVLQEISNDSLLNAETRSGAREILIQVDFKFLCWLDLWNMILTLIDRENRCLQ, encoded by the exons ATGGGAAGAAGTGAAAAAACTGCGCAATCAAG aataaagctaTCTGGTTCAgctttcaaaaagttaaaaaagcaacGACTTGAAAGtgacaaaaaattacaaaaaattacaaaatggaTTAAAAAAAGCGAAGATCAAACAGAACAAccag cgCAAAAAAGTCCGGTTTTTTTTCGATGTGATGATGAACAGTTACTGCAAAACAATGAAGTCAACCAAAATGTAGTTACAACAAATCTGTTAGAATTCAAGTTTGATGATCCACTAACTTGGCCCAAAATTAATGACAGTCTAAGATGTTCTTTGGTTGAACATGGTGCTAAACAAGACAAGAGAGAAGTCTATCCTACCACATCAACATCATCAGAAAACAGACATTTCAGTTCTTGttggtttgaaaaaaatcttcctAATGAGGAAAAAGTTTATCGTCAATGGTTGTTATACAGTGCATCAAAAAGTTCTTTGTTTTGCTTTCCATGTATCCTTTTTTCAAACACAAAGACAAGCAAGTTTGCTGATACATCAAAAG CTATTCTCGTGTTCAAAAATCTGAGAGAGGGAAGATCTTTAGACAAGTGCATTCAAAATGCCATCCAAACTGAAAAAGAAAAGTGGCGAAATATTCTAAAAGTTGTTATAGATTCAATTATGTTCTCCGCTAAGAACAATTTGGCTTTTCGAGGGAGTTCCAATATTATTGGTGAGCCAAACAGTGGAATCTTTCTCAACACAATTGAACTAATAGCACGCTATCATCATCCTTTAGCAGAACACATAGCGAATGTTAAACTTAAGCAGAAATCTGTTAGTTACTTATCCCCACAAATTCAGAATGAACTAATTGAACTTCTTGGCAGAAAG TCAGAAGTAATCCTATATGTTTGCGTCACTGATGGAGAATGTTCTATTGAAGAGAGTTTTCTGGATTTCATTGAGTCTTATCAAAAAACCGGAGTTGGTCTGGCTTCAGAAATATTATTCAGCTTAAATAAAGATGAATTAAACATCGAAGATTGCCGAGGTCAGGGTTATGACAATAGAGCCAATATGTCTGGAAAATATTCTGGTGTTCAAGCTCAAATAACTGCACAAAATGATTTAGCACGGTATGTGCCTTGCGCAGCTCACACTCTAAATCTTGTAAGAGTCCATTCAGCAGAAGTTTCCCCATTTATGATTACATTTTTTGGAAaggttcaaaaaatattcaatttcttCTCAAGTTCTACTAACAGATGGGACAAACTGATGAAAACACTTGAAGTCACCCTAAAAAGTCAAAGTGAAACACGCTGGTCTGCCAAAAAGGAGGCTATCCATTCACTAAATAATCAAATCACAAATGTTTGCAATGTTTTACAAGAAATTAGTAATGATTCTCTGCTAAATGCTGAAACAAGGTCCGGAGCTAGAGAGATTTTGATTCAAGttgattttaagtttctttgctGGCTTGACCTTTGGAACATGATACTTACATTAATTGACAGAGAGAATCGCtgcttacaataa